A single window of Eucalyptus grandis isolate ANBG69807.140 chromosome 1, ASM1654582v1, whole genome shotgun sequence DNA harbors:
- the LOC104450044 gene encoding U6 snRNA phosphodiesterase has translation MEALRATYGDDSDSDSGSGSSASVPPRRPSAPGLPSPPLSLLAPPNSLDSHPTGQPSRVRSFPHVKGNYALHVYIPVHISGPQRKEIALFLKKVASVVPGLFVVDADVPLELLCRDDQKLEQVAVGREFHISLGRTLPIRVHQIDSMVSMLRQKLQFHKPYWIDFDKWEVFINDDSTRSFLSLEVTSRGLAEITKQIQLVNDVYRRHNLPEFYKNPRPHISLAWALGDVHESLQKAVEEMKRSANFGKPSAKCIFASKFGGIECKIGHKIHKICKLPDE, from the exons ATGGAGGCCCTGAGAGCTACGTACGGCGAcgactccgactccgactccggctccggctcctcCGCCTCCGTTCCTCCCCGGCGTCCATCTGCTCCTGGTCTTCCCTcgccccctctctccctcctcgcCCCTCCCAATTCCCTCG ATTCCCACCCAACCGGCCAGCCGAGTCGAGTCCGGAGCTTCCCTCACGTCAAAGGCAATTACGCCCTCCAcgtttatatccctg TTCATATATCGGGTCCGCAAAGAAAGGAGATAGCCCTCTTCCTGAAGAAAGTCGCGTCCGTGGTGCCCGGTCTTTTCGTGGTTGATGCAGACGTGCCGCTTGAGCTCCTGTGCCGAGATGATCAGAAGCTCGAACAAGTTGCCGTGGGGAGGGAATTCCACATCAGTCTGGGCAGGACCCTGCCTATCCGAGTCCACCAGATCGACTCTATGGTTTCCATGCTTCGCCAGAAGCTCCAGTTTCACAAACC GTATTGGATTGATTTCGATAAATGGGAAGTATTCATCAATGATGACAGCACAAGATCTTTCCTTTCGCTTGAAGTCACGAGCCGAGGATTAGCTGAG ATTACAAAGCAAATTCAACTGGTCAATGACGTCTATAGGCGCCACAATCTTCCTGAGTTTTATAAG AATCCTCGCCCTCATATATCTTTAGCTTGGGCCTTGGGCGATGTCCACGAGTCCCTGCAGAAGGCGGTTGAAGAGATGAAGAGGAGCGCAAACTTTGGGAAACCATCTGCGAAATGTATCTTCGCCAGTAAATTTGGTGGGATTGAGTGTAAGATTGGTCACAAAATACACAAAATATGTAAGCTTCCAGACGAGTGA
- the LOC104415727 gene encoding LOW QUALITY PROTEIN: uncharacterized protein LOC104415727 (The sequence of the model RefSeq protein was modified relative to this genomic sequence to represent the inferred CDS: deleted 2 bases in 1 codon), which produces MAHADFIDPAFTHYLNDDFPFNMNNPIDTISRMPNDFISVHESTEASNKNTSASRIVHNLIFASGARVSMQGDDGDPNATPPTSPPPSPPPPPPPGNSSGDAERRLREAEERLREAIAELQRRQRTAAARRRGQLRRRRPPPHPPCHHSPDESCVANAIGNLCQSFLLSYGVRVGIGILLRAFKLAKGQSYSSLLDLKQLVSEKDLIVREEACRVGLLFGGFTGSYHALRCLFRKLRRKETPLNVFLSGSIAGLSILALDDSNRRRTLALYLLARVAQSAYNSAKSKNKFHFWGSHWRHGDSLLFALACAQVMYAFIMRPESLPKSYQDFIQKTGPVAKPVYRAVRDNCRGLPLDIASLSTYLAKKGVSNQVKLEEFPSIIPCSVIHPHTNSCLVHNANASSATFRKTFPLYFSLTFVPFVVLHLQKFMDSPARTCWLALKGAVRSTTFLSAFVGIFQGVICSHRKIASKDHKLVYWLAGGLAALSVLLEKKSRRSELALYVLPRAGDSLWYILINRHLVPNIKNAEVALFCACMGGVMYYLEHEPDTMAPFLRGLIRRFLASRISNPGPPASRSASYTYLQTLDAIQKPKMLEIRDSEVSSSEKYNLESIPGL; this is translated from the exons ATGGCTCATGCTGATTTCATTGATCCAGCATTCACCCATTATTTGAACGAcgattttccttttaatatgAATAATCCTATAGACACTATCAGTCGCATGCCAAATGACTTCATTAGTGTCCATGAATCCACGGAAGCATCCAATAAGAATACGTCGGCTTCGCGCATCGTGCACAATCTTATCTTCGCGTCAGGGGCTCGAGTTTCGATGCAAGGAGATGATG GAGACCCCAATGCAACCCCCCCCACCTCCCCacctccctcccctccccctcccccccctcCCGGCAACAGCTCCGGCGACGCCGAGCGCCGCCTGAGGGAGGCCGAGGAGCGCCTCCGCGAGGCCATCGCCGAGCTCCAGCGCCGCCAGCGCACGGCCGCAGCT CGGCGGCGGGGGcagctgcggcggcggcggcctccCCCGCACCCACCCTGCCACCATTCGCCCGACGAGTCCTGCGTCGCCAACGCGATCGGCAACCTCTGCCAGAGCTTCCTCCTCTCCTACGGCGTTAGGGTTGGGATCGGCATCTTGCTCCGCGCTTTCAAGCTCGCCAAGGGGCAGTCTTATTCCTCGCTCCTCGATCTCAAG CAACTTGTTTCTGAGAAAGATCTGATAGTAAGAGAAGAAGCATGTCGAGTTGGTCTGCTTTTTGGTGGGTTTACCGGTTCTTATCACGCCCTTCGGTGTTTGTTTAGAAAGttgagaaggaaagagacacCGTTGAATGT ATTTTTATCAGGTTCAATTGCGGGTTTGTCTATCTTAGCATTGGATGATTCAAACCGCAGGCGTACACTTGCTCTCTATCTTCTGGCCAGGGTAGCTCAA TCTGCTTATAATTCTGCAAAGTCAAAGAACAAGTTCCACTTCTGGGGAAGCCACTGGAGACATGGAGATTCTTTGCTTTTCGCCCTAGCATGCGCCCAG GTAATGTATGCCTTCATAATGCGCCCAGAAAGCTTGCCAAAATCATATCAAGATTTTATTCAGAAGACAGGGCCAGTTGCAAAGCCTGTGTACAGAGCTGTAAGGGATAATTGTAGGGGTTTGCCATTGGACATTGCCTCATTGTCAACTTACTTGGCTAAAAAAGGAGTGTCCAATCAAGTAAAGTTGGAAGAGTTCCCCTCAATAATCCCATGCTCCGTAATTCATCCACACACGAACTCCTGTTTGGTTCACAATGCGAATGCAAGTTCAGCTACATTTAGGAAGACATTTCCACTTTATTTCTCGTTAACATTCGTGCCATTTGTCGTCCTCCACCTGCAAAAG TTCATGGATTCACCTGCTCGTACCTGTTGGTTGGCTCTTAAAGGTGCTGTTCGCTCAACGACTTTTTTGTCTGCTTTTGTTGGAATTTTTCAG GGAGTGATATGTTCACATAGGAAGATAGCATCAAAGGACCACAAGCTTGTGTATTGGCTTGCTGGTGGACTTGCTGCTCTTTCTGTTCTTCTGGAGAAAAAATCTAGACGTAGTGAACTTGCTTTGTATGTGCTGCCGCGCGCTGGAGATTCCTTATGGTATATCTTAATAAACCGCCATCTGGTTCCCAATATCAAGAATGCTGAG GTGGCTTTGTTCTGTGCCTGTATGGGAGGAGTAATGTACTACTTGGAACACGAGCCAGATACGATGGCTCCATTCCTTCGGGGCCTCATTCGCCGCTTCCTGGCTAGCAGAATTAGTAATCCAGGCCCTCCAGCGAGTCGGAGTGCTTCCTACACCTATTTGCAAACTCTTGATGCAATCCAGAAGCCGAAAATGCTAGAAATTCGAGACAGTGAAGTTTCATCTTCTGAGAAATATAATCTCGAATCCATTCCGGGGCTATAA
- the LOC104450061 gene encoding mediator of RNA polymerase II transcription subunit 31, which yields MTTSLKNSDDPSTSPSSPKNVLKEDDGGRRRFLLELEFVQCLANPTYIHYLAQNRYFEDEAFIGYLKYLQYWQRPEYLKFIMYPHCLFFLELLQNANFRNAMAHPSNKELAHRQQFFFWKNYRNNRLKHIMPRPLPEPPAVTPTPAPPQGPTPPMSATIAATAPPPPALSPMQYGVLPGSSLAKNDMRNAAVDRRKRKKEA from the exons ATGACGACTTCCCTCAAGAACAGCGACGACCCATCCACTTCTCCGTCGTC ACCGAAGAACGTGTTGAAGGAGGATGACGGTGGGCGACGACGGTTTTTGCTCGAGCTCGAATTCGTGCAGTGTCTGGCCAACCCCACCTATATTCACT ATTTGGCGCAGAACCGATACTTTGAGGACGAGGCTTTTATTGGTTACTTGAAGTATCTTCAGTACTGGCAACGCCCCGAGTACCTCAAGTTTATAAT GTACCCGCATTGCTTATTTTTCCTGGAACTTCTCCAGAATGCAAACTTCCGCAATGCGATGGCACACCCCAGCAACAAG GAATTGGCACATCGGCAGCAATTCTTTTTCTGGAAGAACTATAGAAATAACCGTTTGAAGCACATAATGCCTAGGCCTCTTCCAGAACCTCCAGCTGTAACCCCAACTCCAGCTCCACCACAGGGACCTACACCTCCCATGTCAGCTACAATTGCAGCTACTGCTCCTCCCCCTCCAGCCCTTTCTCCCATGCAGTATGGAGTTCTGCCTGGATCATCTCTTGCCAAAAATGACATGAGGAATGCTGCAGTTGATCGGAGGAAGAGAAA GAAGGAAGCTTAA
- the LOC104450087 gene encoding polyadenylate-binding protein 1 isoform X1: protein MDREHEVEEHEVEEHEDYGGEIPDEGEIEGDVDMSAGGDADYYEDDSAPNSSSKELEDMKKRLKEIDEEAGALRELQAKVEKEMGAVPDSSSTSATMAEKEEVDARSIYVGNVDYACTPEEVQQHFQSCGTVNRVTILTDKFGQPKGFAYVEFVEIDAVQNALLLNESELHGRQLKVSAKRTNIPGMKQYRGRRPNPYGFRSRRPFIPGAPVYSPYSYGRVPRFRRPMRYRPY from the exons ATGGATCGCGAGCACGAGGTGGAGGAGCACGAAGTGGAGGAGCACGAAGATTACGGCGGCGAAATCCCCGACGAAGGAGAAATAGAAGGCGATGTCGACATGTCCGCCGGTGGCGATGCTGATTACTATGAAGACGACTCCGCCCCCAATTCCAGCTCCAAG GAATTGGAGGACATGAAGAAGAGGCTCAAGGAGATCGACGAAGAGGCCGGCGCTCTCCGCGAATTGCAGGCTAAGGTCGAGAAGGAGATGGGAGCTGTCCCAG ATTCCTCCAGCACCTCTGCGACTATGGCTGAGAAGGAGGAGGTTGATGCACGCTCAATTTATGTTGGCAAT GTAGACTATGCATGTACTCCTGAGGAAGTTCAACAGCACTTCCAATCCTGTGGAACGGTTAACAGAGTTACAATCTTAACGGACAAGTTCGGTCAGCCGAAAGGGTTTGCTTACGTCGAGTTTGTCGAAATTGATGCTGTTCAAAATGCTCTCTTACTGAATGAATCTGAATTGCATGGTCGCCAGTTAAAG GTCTCTGCTAAGCGAACTAACATTCCTGGAATGAAACAATACCGAGGAAGGCGACCCAATCCATATGGTTTTCGATCTCGGAGGCCATTTATCCCGGGTGCTCCAGTCTATTCTCCCTATAGCTATGG GAGGGTTCCAAGGTTTCGGCGGCCAATGAGATACAGGCCATATTGA
- the LOC104450087 gene encoding polyadenylate-binding protein 1 isoform X2: MDREHEVEEHEVEEHEDYGGEIPDEGEIEGDVDMSAGGDADYYEDDSAPNSSSKELEDMKKRLKEIDEEAGALRELQAKVEKEMGAVPDSSSTSATMAEKEEVDARSIYVGNVDYACTPEEVQQHFQSCGTVNRVTILTDKFGQPKGFAYVEFVEIDAVQNALLLNESELHGRQLKVSAKRTNIPGMKQYRGRRPNPYGFRSRRPFIPGAPVYSPYSYGFRRPMRYRPY; this comes from the exons ATGGATCGCGAGCACGAGGTGGAGGAGCACGAAGTGGAGGAGCACGAAGATTACGGCGGCGAAATCCCCGACGAAGGAGAAATAGAAGGCGATGTCGACATGTCCGCCGGTGGCGATGCTGATTACTATGAAGACGACTCCGCCCCCAATTCCAGCTCCAAG GAATTGGAGGACATGAAGAAGAGGCTCAAGGAGATCGACGAAGAGGCCGGCGCTCTCCGCGAATTGCAGGCTAAGGTCGAGAAGGAGATGGGAGCTGTCCCAG ATTCCTCCAGCACCTCTGCGACTATGGCTGAGAAGGAGGAGGTTGATGCACGCTCAATTTATGTTGGCAAT GTAGACTATGCATGTACTCCTGAGGAAGTTCAACAGCACTTCCAATCCTGTGGAACGGTTAACAGAGTTACAATCTTAACGGACAAGTTCGGTCAGCCGAAAGGGTTTGCTTACGTCGAGTTTGTCGAAATTGATGCTGTTCAAAATGCTCTCTTACTGAATGAATCTGAATTGCATGGTCGCCAGTTAAAG GTCTCTGCTAAGCGAACTAACATTCCTGGAATGAAACAATACCGAGGAAGGCGACCCAATCCATATGGTTTTCGATCTCGGAGGCCATTTATCCCGGGTGCTCCAGTCTATTCTCCCTATAGCTATGG GTTTCGGCGGCCAATGAGATACAGGCCATATTGA
- the LOC104450051 gene encoding glutamate dehydrogenase 2: protein MNALAATNRNFRHAARILGLDSKLERSLLIPFREIKVECTIPKDDGSLVSYVGFRVQHDNARGPMKGGIRYHPEVDPDEVNALAQLMTWKTAVADIPYGGAKGGIGCNPRDLSKSELERLTRVFTQKIHDLIGIHTDVPAPDMGTNAQTMAWILDEYSKFHGHSPAVVTGKPIDLGGSLGREAATGRGVVFATEALLAEHGKSMKNLTFVIQGFGNVGSWAAKLIHERGGKVIAVSDITGAIRNPNGIDVPELLRHKENTGSLKDFHGGDSMNPDELLVHECDVLIPCALGGVLNRDNAADVKAKFIIEAANHPTDPEADEILSKKGVIILPDIYANAGGVTVSYFEWVQNIQGFMWDEDKVNSELQRYMTKAFHNIKSMCQVHDCNLRMGAFTLGVNRVARATLLRGWEA, encoded by the exons ATGAACGCCCTCGCCGCGACGAACCGCAACTTCCGCCACGCGGCCCGCATTCTCGGGCTCGATTCTAAGCTCGAGCGAAGTCTCTTGATCCCGTTCAGGGAGATCAAG GTGGAGTGCACGATTCCCAAGGACGACGGGAGTCTGGTGTCGTACGTCGGGTTCAGGGTGCAACACGACAATGCGCGTGGTCCCATGAAGGGCGGGATCAGATATCATCCTGAG gtTGACCCGGATGAAGTAAATGCCCTGGCCCAGTTGATGACCTGGAAGACAGCTGTAGCAGATATTCCATATGGAGGTGCAAAGGGTGGGATTGGatgcaatcctagagatttaaGTAAGAGTGAGTTGGAACGCCTAACCCGTGTTTTCACTCAGAAGATTCATGACCTCATTGGAATTCATACTGATGTTCCCGCTCCTGACATGGGAACGAATGCTCAG ACTATGGCATGGATTTTGGACGAGTACTCAAAATTTCACGGTCACTCACCAGCTGTCGTGACAGGAAAACCAATT GATCTTGGTGGATCACTTGGCCGGGAAGCTGCTACTGGCCGTGGCGTTGTTTTTGCTACAGAAGCTTTGCTTGCTGAGCATGGGAAGtccatgaaaaatttgacatttgtTATTCAG GGATTTGGAAATGTGGGGTCTTGGGCAGCAAAGTTGATTCATGAGAGAGGTGGTAAGGTTATAGCAGTCAGTGACATCACCGGTGCCATTAGAAATCCAAATGGTATCGATGTTCCTGAATTGCTCCGGCACAAAGAAAACACTGGCAGTCTGAAAGATTTTCATGGTGGAGACTCCATGAATCCTGATGAACTGCTTGTACATGAATGCGATGTTCTCATCCCTTGTGCTTTAGGGGGAGTTCTGAACAG GGATAATGCAGCAGATGTGAAGGCCAAGTTCATAATAGAGGCGGCCAACCATCCTACTGATCCAGAAGCGGATGAG ATATTATCGAAGAAAGGAGTCATAATTCTCCCTGATATATATGCAAATGCTGGGGGAGTGACTGTTAGCTATTTTGAGTGGGTTCAG AACATCCAAGGTTTCATGTGGGATGAAGACAAGGTGAACAGCGAGCTCCAGAGGTACATGACTAAAGCTTTCCACAACATCAAGAGCATGTGCCAGGTTCATGACTGCAACTTGCGGATGGGTGCCTTCACGCTCGGGGTGAACAGGGTTGCACGAGCCACCCTTTTAAGGGGTTGGGAAGCATAG
- the LOC104415735 gene encoding light-harvesting complex-like protein 3 isotype 1, chloroplastic, translating to MASIAISASLHRACSLNHVPRREQLRRMVGTKQATKVVTGDVEGAPKGLKLNIADHKDNAASGEDRFQVAEDKSEEGQSLESSTIKFKDERWKNGTWDLNMFVKDEARRRRFLEVCPEAATNEDPVVFRSSIIPWWAWIRRSHLPEAELLNGRAAMLGFFMAYAVDALTGMGVVGQTGNVLCKAGLLATVVAVLFFRQNQDIETLRTLVDEATFYDKQWQASWRDQAGSTSASDSSAEKM from the exons ATGGCTTCCATTGCCATATCTGCATCACTGCACAGAGCTTGTAGCTTGAATCATGTCCCAAGGAGAGAGCAACTTAGGCGCATGGTCGGGACGAAGCAAGCAACCAAAGTGGTAACTGGGGACGTGGAAGGTGCACCGAAAGGGCTCAAGCTCAATATTGCTGATCATAAGGATAATGCAGCTTCAGGAGAAGATAGATTCCAGGTTGCTGAGGATAAATCAGAGGAGGGTCAATCTTTAGAATCCTCCACTATCAAATTCAAGGACGAGCGATGGAAGAATGGTACCTGGGATCTGAACATGTTTGTCAAGGAC GaagcaaggaggaggaggtttcTTGAAGTGTGCCCAGAAGCCGCGACAAATGAAGATCCCGTGGTGTTCAGGAGCTCCATAATACCGTGGTGGGCATGGATCCGCCGGTCTCATCTCCCTGAAGCCGAGCTTTTGAATG GTCGAGCTGCGATGCTCGGGTTTTTCATGGCATACGCGGTGGACGCCTTGACGGGGATGGGCGTAGTGGGCCAGACAGGGAATGTCCTGTGCAAGGCAGGGCTGTTAGCGACTGTGGTCGCGGTGCTCTTCTTCAGGCAAAACCAAGACATCGAAACGTTGAGGACGCTCGTGGACGAGGCCACTTTCTACGACAAGCAATGGCAAGCTTCGTGGCGAGATCAAGCTGGAAGCACGAGCGCTTCGGATTCCTCAGCAGAGAAGATGTGA